Proteins from one Penicillium digitatum chromosome 2, complete sequence genomic window:
- a CDS encoding Transaldolase, translating to MAVRTGLDYIRSRTQIDCDTMDDEVAKALGPFQDCTSNQAIALGELSKPERFSIIASSWADAAMLHPKWSMDVEELVVEIAMVRLAVGMAKHIRRRVHVQINPYHSYSSEKIVLNALRIVQLFQHVQPGFDATRICIKIPSTWEGMMACRTLELAGVHTLATTLFSMTQAVLAAEVNCSYIAPYVNELKAHVQAGFVDNAKLLPLCAAIQNYYKSINSRTQVLPASLTSVEEIFLLAGVDHLTISPGLLTELTQPFAGNVKSLFDIEATLPIPARNVSFINDPGNYQITFVRDQGGASPVKLTEAINIFCDAQDKLVLLMKEHY from the exons ATGGCAGTACGGACAGGTCTCGACTACATACGTTCGCGCACGCAGATCGACTGTGATACGATGGACGACGAAG TCGCCAAAGCTCTGGGACCATTCCAAGATTGCACTTCCAATCAA GCTATTGCACTTGGTGAGCTTTCTAAGCCAGAGCGGTTTAGCATCATTGCGTCATCGTGGGCAGATGCGGCGATGCTGCATCCGAAGTGGTCCATGGATGTTGAAGAATTGGTCGTCGAGATTGCG ATGGTCAGATTGGCTGTAGGAATGGCAAAACACATTCGTCGACGTGTCCATGTACAGATTAATCCCTATCACTCGTACTCGTCAGAGAAGATTGTCCTAAATGCACTCC GAATCGTGCAATTGTTCCAGCATGTCCAGCCCGGCTTCGACGCTACTCGCATTTGCATCAAGATTCCTAGTACTTGGGAGGGAATGATGGCCTGTCGCACCCTTGAATTAGCTGGTGTGCATACCTTAGCGACCACTCTGTTTAGCATGACTCAAGCTGTTCTCGCAGCCGAGGTCAACTGCTCTTATATCGCACCCTATGTGAACGAATTGAAGGCACATGTGCAAGCAGG ATTCGTGGACAACGCAAAATTGCTCCCTCTTTGTGCTGCTATTCAGAATTACTACAAGTCCATCAATTCGCGCACCCAAGTCCTCCCTGCTAGTCTGACGTCTGTTGAGGAGATCTTCTTGCTCGCTGGGGTAGATCACCTCACCATCTCGCCAGGCCTGTTGACAGAATTGACTCAGCCTTTTGCAGGAAATGTCAAGTCGCTATTTGATATTGAGGCGACACTTCCAATCCCGGCACGGAATGTCTCTTTTATCAACGACCCTGGAAACTACCAGATCACCTTTGTCCGAGACCAGGGTGGTGCTAGTCCAGTCAAGTTAACCGAG GCCATAAACATCTTCTGTGATGCCCAGGACAAGTTGGTGTTGCTTATGAAGGAACATTATTAG
- a CDS encoding Oxidosqualene:lanosterol cyclase: MSSTPQIGPWRTPDEGHLTPDANGDLKTDYSRWRLVDEEGRQTWRYLESDVENQEWPQSIADKYHLGIPTGLPELPEAKTPLKAAENGLSFFSHLQLEPGNWACEYGGPMFLLPGILITYYVTNTPIPPEYATEIKRYLFARQHPEDGGWGLHIEGHSSVFGTSMNYVALRLIGVSEEDPRMIKARGLLHKFGGAIYGPHWAKFWLSILGVMEWEGVNPVPPEIWLLPDWVPFAPWRWWIHMRQVFLPMSWLWSKKWSHPLDDLTKQLREELYTQPYSSVDFAAHRNSIHEVDNYYPKTWLLNTANDLLVRVWNPYLRLSSIVKRAEEWTWELIRMEDENTKYAGLGPVNNPMNMVACFVHDGPDSYSVRQHRERLNDYMWVKGEGMLANGTNGVQVWDTAFITQAIVVAGFADEPKWRPMLTKALEFLDDHQLRENVPNQDKCYRQHRKGAWPFSTKDQGYTVSDCTAEGLRSTLQLQEMHGFPKLISEQRLKDAVDCLLLMQNPSGGFSEYEITRASPKVEWLNAAEVFGGIMISYDHPECTTASVTALSLFSKFYPVYRADEIRAAKQKAVGHIKHVQRADGSWYGSWGICFTYAALFALESLASVGETYETSADSRRGCDFLIEKQQADGGWGESYLSSATHQYVQHEKSQVCQTAWALLGLMEAGYPHKEPLERGIKLLMSRQQRNGEWLQESIEGVFNQSCMISYPNYKFYWPIRALGLYSKKFGNTELV; encoded by the exons ATGTCTTCTACTCCTCAAATTGGGCCATGGAGAACTCCAGACGAGGGCCACCTTACCCCAGATGCCAATGGAGATCTTAAAACCGACTACTCGCGCTGGCGATTGGTCGATGAGGAAGGCCGTCAAACATGGCGGTACCTTGAATCAGATGTGGAGAACCAAGAGTGGCCGCAGTCAATAGCTGATAAATATCACTTGGGAATTCCCACG GGTCTCCCGGAGCTGCCAGAAGCCAAGACTCCATTGAAAGCCGCCGAGAATGGACTTTCATTCTTCTCGCACCTGCAACTGGAGCCCGGAAACTGGGCCTGCGAGTATGGTGGCCCCATGTTCTTGCTGCCGGGTATTTTGATCACTTACTATGTGACCAATACCCCTATTCCCCCGGAGTATGCAACGGAGATCAAGCGTTATTTGTTTGCCCGTCAGCATCCAGAGGACGGTGGATGGGGTCTGCATATCGAAGGTCACAGTTCCGTCTTCGGTACTAGTATGAACTATGTGGCACTGCGCTTGATCGGTGTAAGTGAAGAGGACCCGCGCATGATTAAAGCTCGAGGCCTTCTCCATAAATTTGGAGGCGCCATCTACGGTCCTCATTGGGCTAAATTCTGGCTCAGCATTCTGGGGGTAATGGAGTGGGAGGGGGTTAACCCTGTTCCCCCCGAGATTTG GCTTCTTCCTGACTGGGTTCCTTTTGCTCCTTGGCGGTGGTGGATTCATATGCGCCAGGTGTTTCTCCCAATGTCTTGGCTGTGGTCTAAGAAATGGTCTCACCCTCTCGACGACTTGACAAAACAGCTGCGCGAAGAGCTCTACACCCAGCCATACAGCTCTGTTGATTTTGCTGCGCATCGCAATTCGATTCACGAGGTAGACAATTATTACCCCAAGACGTGGCTGTTGAATACAGCCAATGATCTGTTGGTTCGGGTCTGGAACCCTTACCTTCGACTCTCCAGTATTGTCAAGCGAGCCGAGGAATGGACCTGGGAGTTGATTCGTATGGAAGATGAAAATACCAAATATGCGGGGCTGGGACCCGTCAATAATCCGATGAATATGGTAGCTTGCTTTGTCCATGACGGCCCTGACAGCTACTCTGTCCGCCAACACAGGGAGCGGTTGAATGACTATATGTGGGTTAAGGGCGAGGGCATGCTCGCAAATGGCACCAACGGCGTGCAAGTTTGGGACACGGCATTCATTACCCAGGCGATCGTCGTCGCTGGTTTCGCCGACGAGCCCAAATGGCGGCCGATGTTGACGAAAGCTCTCGAATTCCTCGACGACCATCAATTACGAGAGAACGTGCCAAATCAAGATAAATGCTACCGCCAACACCGTAAGGGTGCTTGGCCATTCAGCACCAAGGACCAAGGCTACACAGTTAGCGATTGCACCGCCGAGGGTCTCCGATCAACACTCCAGCTGCAGGAGATGCACGGCTTCCCTAAGCTGATCTCCGAACAGCGGTTGAAGGACGCCGTCGACTGTCTTTTGCTCATGCAAAACCCAAGCGGTGGCTTCTCTGAGTACGAAATTACCCGCGCCTCGCCCAAGGTCGAGTGGCTCAATGCCGCGGAGGTCTTCGGTGGTATCATGATCAGCTATGACCACCCCGAATGCACAACGGCATCTGTCACAGCCCTGTCACTCTTCAGCAAATTCTACCCCGTGTATCGCGCCGACGAAATCCGTGCCGCAAAGCAGAAGGCTGTCGGCCACATCAAGCACGTTCAGCGCGCCGACGGTAGCTGGTATGGCTCTTGGGGAATCTGCTTCACTTACGCAGCCTTGTTCGCACTTGAAAGTCTGGCCAGCGTTGGCGAGACCTACGAAACGAGCGCCGACTCTCGTCGGGGCTGTGATTTCTTGATCGAGAAGCAGCAGGCCGATGGTGGCTGGGGCGAGTCATATCTGAGTAGCGCAACCCATCAGTATGTTCAGCATGAGAAGTCCCAGGTGTGTCAGACTGCCTGGGCTCTTCTTGGGCTTATGGAGGCGGGCTACCCACACAAGGAGCCGTTGGAGAGAGGTATTAAGCTCTTGATGTCTCGCCAGCAGCGCAATGGCGAGTGGCTGCAGGAGTCGATTGAGGGTGTATTCAACCAGTCTTG CATGATCTCATATCCTAACTATAAGTTCTACTGGCCTATCCGTGCCTTGGGCTTGTATAGTAAGAAGTTCGGCAATACAGAGCTCGTGTAA
- a CDS encoding SGS codes for MNAAAKGDKASAESNYHLAIQHYTHALSELPRAPAYYISRSTAYSRLKPADGGPDYQAALTDAEIALQLAKERGNRELILSAQMRRAVSLYQLERYGDAGYVFEIIAKKTKSEKAPENKSEQVQAAMGGPGSGWGGPRNNYSAQMPIWTAKLQRKLAELPKDDPKCTVSITEFPSSTYIPTGDEVKDQWNALKADNDVGMAGSSQKNEFQPPKPQISAGSTLSPAEAALASQIQISNISSPATSISPGKVRHEWYQSQDSVVVTLYVKGIPHESVAIDLKEDFVSLQFPLPSGSEYDFTLDPLYAAINPAESKVSVKGTKIELTLRKKTAGQKWGTLEGSAANPPEIIDRPAAQIAPAISGPSYPTSSRHGTKDWDKVASSLTEKPKDKSGNAADLSDDEGGDAVDGFFKKLYAGADPETRRAMIKSYTESQGTSLSTNWSEVAKGKVEPHLK; via the exons ATGAATGCTGCAGCCAAGGGTGACAAGGCCTCGGCCGAATCCAACTACCACCTCGCCATCCAACACTATACCCACGCCTTGAGCGAGCTCCCCCGCGCTCCGGCATACTACATTTCGCGATCGACTGCCTATTCCCGCCTCAAGCCCGCAGATGGTGGACCCGACTACCAAGCCGCACTTACCGATGCCGAAATAGCGCTCCAGCTTGCCAAAGAGCGTGGAAACCGAGAGCTGATTCTCTCCGCACAGATGCGCCGGGCCGTGTCGCTGTACCAGCTTGAGCGATATGGAGATGCAGGATATGTGTTTGAAATCATTGCGAAGAAAACCAAGAGCGAAAAAGCCCCAGAGAATAAATCCGAGCAGGTGCAGGCTGCCATGGGAGGACCGGGTTCCGGATGGGGAGGCCCCAGAAACAATTACAGTGCCCAAATGCCCATTTGGACTGCCAAACTTCAACGCAAGCTAGCAGAACTTCCCAAAGATGACCCAAAGTGCACCGTGTCTATTACTGAGTTCCCGTCTTCCACCTATATTCCGACCGGGGATGAGGTGAAGGATCAGTGGAATGCTCTCAAGGCCGACAATGACGTGGGGATGGCCGGATCCTCACAGAAGAATGAATTTCAGCCCCCGAAGCCCCAAATCTCGGCCGGATCGACCTTATCCCCAGCGGAGGCTGCTTTGGCTTCTCAAATTCAAATCTCAAACATCAGTTCTCCAGCTACCTCTATTTCCCCGGGAAAGGTTCGCCATGAGTGGTATCAGTCACAGGACTCTGTAGTTGTGACTCTTTATGTCAAGGGAATTCCACATGAGAGTGTCGCAATCGATCTGAAAGAAGATTTT GTCTCGCTCCAATTCCCCCTCCCATCTGGCTCTGAATACGACTTTACGCTCGACCCGCTATATGCAGCTATTAATCCGGCCGAGTCCAAGGTTTCAGTCAAGGGCACCAAGATTGAACTCACTCTGCGAAAGAAGACAGCCGGCCAAAAATGGGGTACCCTCGAAGGCTCGGCCGCCAACCCCCCTGAGATCATCGACCGTCCAGCCGCACAAATCGCGCCAGCTATCTCGGGCCCTTCATATCCCACCTCGTCACGCCACGGCACCAAGGATTGGGACAAAGTCGCATCGTCGCTCACTGAGAAGCCGAAGGACAAGTCAGGCAACGCAGCCGATTTATCGGATGACGAAGGTGGTGATGCTGTCGACGggttcttcaagaagctgtATGCTGGCGCAGACCCAGAGACACGTCGAGCTATGATCAAAAGTTACACCGAAAGCCAGGGAACATCGCTGAGCACGAACTGGTCTGAGGTTGCGAAGGGGAAGGTGGAACCCCACCTTAAATGA
- a CDS encoding PQ loop repeat protein has product MFPSQAANFNIEALSGICGSISIACWVVVFSPQIIENFRRGSADGLSLIFLIIWLAGDVFNILGAVLQGVLPTMIILAVYYTLADIVLLGQCFYYRGFNLKEELSPSATPDLFAVNDAEQNGAEHQPAPTERSALISKPTGQVRIEDPTINLTGQQPEDRTRPLSAGRRHSATSYHDIFHSSVDATHLSPATPFVEPTSDSARRRAQRARRRRISTLQSVLFNFTAVALVCAAGVMGWFVSPVAQSSSPDREPLTMDVLGQVFGYFCAALYLGSRLPQLLLNYRRKSTDGVSLLFFLFACIGNLTYVLSILAYSPVCHGASSEGIMGHRHRAHCDPGEAAALYGRYVLVNLSWLIGSAGTLLLDMAIFTQFFLYRDGKSDEEEEEE; this is encoded by the exons ATGTTCCCTTCGCAGGCGGCTAATTTTAACATCGAGGCCCTTAGCGGCATTTGCGG ATCGATTTCTATTGCCTGTTGGGTGGTCGTTTTCTCCCCTCAAATCATCGAGAATTTCCGACGTGGCTCTGCAGATGGCCTCTCTCTTATCTTCCTCATTATCTGGTTGGCTGGCGATGTGTTCAACATCCTAGGCGCCGTTCTGCAAGGCGTGCTTCCTACCATGATCATTCTTGCAGTGTACTACACTCTAGCAGATATTGTTTTGCTTGGGCAGTGCTTTTACTACCGGGGCTTCAATCTCAAGGAGGAGCTCTCTCCCTCCGCTACACCGGACCTCTTTGCAGTCAATGATGCCGAGCAGAATGGCGCCGAACATCAACCAGCACCAACGGAGAGATCCGCCCTCATCTCAAAGCCCACCGGCCAGGTCCGAATTGAGGATCCAACTATAAACTTGACTGGACAGCAACCCGAGGACCGTACACGCCCACTCTCCGCGGGAAGACGGCACTCGGCAACCTCTTACCATGATATCTTCCACTCATCGGTAGATGCAACCCATCTTTCACCCGCAACACCGTTTGTCGAACCTACATCCGATTCCGCGCGGCGCCGTGCTCAACGTgcccgccgccgccgcatCTCCACCCTCCAATCTGTTCTATTCAATTTCACCGCCGTCGCTCTAGTCTGTGCTGCAGGTGTGATGGGCTGGTTCGTCAGCCCGGTAGCACAGTCATCATCGCCAGATCGGGAACCTCTCACTATGGATGTTCTGGGTCAAGTATTTGGATATTTCTGTGCAGCCTTATATCTTGGGTCACGTCTGCCCCAGCTTCTCTTGAACTACCGCCGCAAGTCAACGGATGGTGTTTCCCTGCTGTTCTTCCTTTTTGCTTGCATCGGAAATTTGACCTACGTGCTTTCCATTCTGGCATACTCGCCTGTTTGCCATGGTGCATCTTCCGAAGGGATTATGGGGCATCGTCACCGTGCGCATTGTGATCCTGGCGAGGCGGCTGCGCTGTACGGTCGTTACGTATTGGTGAATTTGTCGTGGTTGATCGGTAGTGCTGGCACACTGCTGCTGGATATGGCGATCTTTACTCAATTCTTCCTGTACCGAGATGGCAAGAgtgacgaggaggaagaggaagagtaG